From the Fimbriimonadaceae bacterium genome, the window CCACGTCGGAACTCAGAGGTGAACGCCACCCGGAGCATGTCGGTGTACGACGGGTCGTAAATGTCGTCGCTGGCGTCCTTGAGCCACTTGATTCTGCCGAAGTGCTCAGACTCGACAAACGCCTTGTCGAACTTGCTGATGCGGTCGAAGAACTCGGGCGAAATGGCGAGATGGCAGAAGTAGTCGATGGCTTTGCGAAGCAGGTTGCCGCCGTAGGTTTCGTTGGCGGCGATTTTCGACATGGCGAAGTCGGCTTGGCTGAGCGTGACGCCTGCCGAGTTGACCCGGATGAAGATTTCGGTGACGGTCTCGATTTCGAGGTCTTCGGCGAGTTCGATGACGCCCACATGGTTGTTCGTTATCTTCTTCAGCTTCTCAAGCACCAGAGCGATTTCATCTACGTCGGTTTGCGGGTTGCGCTCCTGGTACTGGCGTGAAAGCTTCGTGAGGCTAGCATCAGGGGCAAAGACGATGGCAACATCTTCAATCTAGGCGCTGTCCTTTCGGATGGCAGGATTGGCGACTTCGAACTTCTCCTCCTGGGGATTGAAGGCGATGCGGATTCGGGTGGTCTCGTAATCCTTGGTGATGACCTCTTGACCGAGGAGCGCAGCCATCAGTGCGGTGACTCGCTGCTGCCCGTCGATGAGGATGCGCTTGCCGCTGCTGCTGGTTCCGTCTTTCAGCTTGATG encodes:
- a CDS encoding DUF262 domain-containing protein, whose translation is MSTQRYSVTPHPIETLLTWVKSGEIAIPEIQRPFVWDASKVRNLLDSLYLGYPVGYLIAWRNPNIKLKDGTSSSGKRILIDGQQRVTALMAALLGQEVITKDYETTRIRIAFNPQEEKFEVANPAIRKDSA